One genomic segment of Ctenopharyngodon idella isolate HZGC_01 chromosome 7, HZGC01, whole genome shotgun sequence includes these proteins:
- the epoa gene encoding erythropoietin isoform X1 translates to MFHGSGLFALLLMVLEWTRPGLSSPLRPICDLRVLDHYIKEAWDAEAAMRACKDDCSIATNFTVPLTRVDFDVWDAMNIEEQAQEVQSGLHVLNEAISSLQAFNQTDVIQSHVDASIRNIVSIRQVLRSLSIPEYVPSTSGGEDKETQKVSSVSELFQVHINFLRGKVRLLLANAPVCHQGVS, encoded by the exons GACTCTTTGCCTTACTGCTGATGGTGCTGGAGTGGACCCGTCCAGGCCTGTCCTCCCCATTACGCCCCATCTGCGACCTGCGTGTCCTCGACCATTACATTAAGGAGGCATGGGATGCAGAAGCTGCTATG AGAGCTTGTAAGGATGATTGCAGCATTGCAACAAACTTCACTGTTCCTCTGACCAGAGTTGATTTTGATGTCTGGGATGCGATGAAT ATAGAGGAGCAAGCTCAGGAGGTCCAGTCAGGCTTACACGTGCTGAACGAGGCCATCAGCTCATTACAGGCATTTAATCAGACTGACGTGATACAGTCCCACGTAGATGCCAGTATTAGAAACATTGTCAGCATCAGACAAGTGCTGCGAAGTCTCAGCATACCG GAATATGTACCTTCAACCAGTGGTGGAGAAGACAAGGAGACACAGAAAGTATCCTCAGTCTCAGAGCTGTTTCAGGTCCACATCAACTTCCTGCGGGGAAAAGTGCGTCTTCTGCTCGCCAATGCACCTGTCTGCCATCAAGGTGTCAGCTGA
- the epoa gene encoding erythropoietin isoform X2, with amino-acid sequence MQITRLFALLLMVLEWTRPGLSSPLRPICDLRVLDHYIKEAWDAEAAMRACKDDCSIATNFTVPLTRVDFDVWDAMNIEEQAQEVQSGLHVLNEAISSLQAFNQTDVIQSHVDASIRNIVSIRQVLRSLSIPEYVPSTSGGEDKETQKVSSVSELFQVHINFLRGKVRLLLANAPVCHQGVS; translated from the exons GACTCTTTGCCTTACTGCTGATGGTGCTGGAGTGGACCCGTCCAGGCCTGTCCTCCCCATTACGCCCCATCTGCGACCTGCGTGTCCTCGACCATTACATTAAGGAGGCATGGGATGCAGAAGCTGCTATG AGAGCTTGTAAGGATGATTGCAGCATTGCAACAAACTTCACTGTTCCTCTGACCAGAGTTGATTTTGATGTCTGGGATGCGATGAAT ATAGAGGAGCAAGCTCAGGAGGTCCAGTCAGGCTTACACGTGCTGAACGAGGCCATCAGCTCATTACAGGCATTTAATCAGACTGACGTGATACAGTCCCACGTAGATGCCAGTATTAGAAACATTGTCAGCATCAGACAAGTGCTGCGAAGTCTCAGCATACCG GAATATGTACCTTCAACCAGTGGTGGAGAAGACAAGGAGACACAGAAAGTATCCTCAGTCTCAGAGCTGTTTCAGGTCCACATCAACTTCCTGCGGGGAAAAGTGCGTCTTCTGCTCGCCAATGCACCTGTCTGCCATCAAGGTGTCAGCTGA